One genomic region from Ursus arctos isolate Adak ecotype North America unplaced genomic scaffold, UrsArc2.0 scaffold_17, whole genome shotgun sequence encodes:
- the MBD1 gene encoding methyl-CpG-binding domain protein 1 isoform X33 codes for MAEDWLDCPALGPGWKRREVFRKSGATCGRSDTYYQSPTGDRIRSKVELTRYLGPACDLTLFDFKQGILCYPAPKPQPIAVPSRKRKKPSRPAKTRKRQVGPQKGEVRREAPGDETKADANTAPTSLPAPGCCENCGISFSGDGTRRQRLKTLCKDCRAQRIAFNREQRMFKRVGCGECAACRVTEDCGACSTCLLQLPHDVASGLFCKCEQRRCLRIVERSRGCGVCRGCQTREDCGRCRVCLRPPRPGLRRQWRCVQRRCLRGKRSRRRGGCDSKMAARRRPPRTQPLPPVPPSQPPESPELQPYTNRRQNRKCGACAACLRRMDCGHCDFCCDKPKFGGSNQKRQKCRWRQCLQFAMKRLLPSVWAGSEDGAGPPPPYSRRKRPGSARRPRLGQILKASLTTPTARSGRAQTPVKQETGSGFVLPPPGTDLVFLREGASSPVQVPGPAAASTEALLQVKQEKADAQEDWTPGTAILTSPVLLSGCPSKAVDPALPPVKQEPLDPEEDKEEESKDDSASDSAPEEEAGGAGTPVITEIFSLGGTRLRDTAVWLPRAGNREGKMDVKCGRRRTLWRARARAGTGEDGLEPMSVSHHLQLR; via the exons ATGGCTGAGGACTGGCTGGACTGCCCAGCCTTGGGCCCTGGCTGGAAGCGCCGTGAGGTCTTTCGAAAGTCAGGTGCCACCTGTGGACGCTCAGACACCTATTACCAGAG CCCCACAGGAGACAGGATCCGAAGCAAAGTTGAGCTGACCCGATACCTGGGCCCTGCGTGCGACCTCACCCTCTTCGACTTCAAACAAGGCATTCTGTGCTATCCAGCCCCTAAG CCCCAGCCCATAGCTGTCCCTAGCAGGAAGCGGAAGAAGCCTTCACGGCCAGCCAAGACTCGGAAACGTCAGGTTGGACCCCAGAAGGGTGAGGTCAGAAGGGAGGCCCCAGGAGATGAGACCAAGGCTGATGCCAACACAGCCCCAACTTCACTCCCTGCACCTGG GTGCTGTGAGAACTGTGGAATCAGCTTCTCAGGAGATGGTACCCGAAGACAGCGGCTCAAGACATTATGCAAGGACTGCCGAG cGCAGAGAATTGCTTTCAACCGGGAGCAAAGGATGTTTAAG CGTGTGGGCTGCGGGGAGTGCGCGGCCTGCCGGGTAACCGAGGACTGCGGGGCCTGCTCCACCTGCCTTCTGCAGTTGCCCCATGATGTGGCCTCGGGGCTGTTCTGCAAGTGTGAGCAGAGACGGTGCCTGCGGATTGTGGAAAGG AGCCGAGGGTGTGGAGTATGCCGGGGCTGTCAGACCCGAGAGGACTGTGGCCGTTGTCGAGTCTGCCTTCGCCCTCCCCGCCCTGGTCTCAGGCGCCAGTGGAGGTGTGTCCAGAGGCGCTGCTTACGG GGTAAACGTAGCCGCCGCAGGGGAGGCTGCGACTCCAAGATGGCTGCCCGGCGGCGCCCCCCGCGAACCCAGCCACTGCCTCCAGTTCCCCCATCACAGCCTCCAGAGTCCCCAGAGCTG caGCCTTACACGAACCGTCGGCAGAACCGCAAGTGTGGGGCCTGTGCAGCCTGCCTACGCCGGATGGACTGTGGTCACTGCGACTTCTGCTGTGACAAGCCCAAATTTGGGGGCAGCAACCAGAAGCGCCAGAAGTGTCGTTGGCGCCAATGCCTGCAGTTTGCCATG AAGCGGCTGCTGCCTAGTGTCTGGGCAGGATCTGAGGATGGGGCAGGGCCGCCCCCACCTTACTCTCGTCGAAAGAGACCTGGCTCTGCTCGACGGCCCCGTCTGGGCCAGATACTGAAGGCCTCCTTGACCACACCCACAGCCCGATCAGGCCGTGCCCAGACTCCAGTGAAACAGGAAACAGGCAGTGGCTTTGTGCTACCCCCACCTGGCACCGACCTTGTGTTCTTACGGGAAGGTGCAAGCAGTCCTGTGCAGGTGCCTGGCCCTGCTGCAGCTTCCACAGAAGCCCTGTTGCAG GTGAAGCAAGAGAAGGCGGATGCCCAGGAAGACTGGACACCGGGCACAGCCATCCTGACTTCTCCTGTATTGCTGTCTGGCTGCCCCAGCAAG GCAGTagacccagccctgccacctgtgAAGCAAGAGCCACTGGACCCTGAGGAGGACAAGGAAGAAGAGAGCAAGGATGACTCCGCCTCCGACTCGGCcccagaggaggaggcaggaggggctggcACACCCGTG ATCACGGAGATTTTCAGCCTGGGTGGAACCCGCCTCCGGGACACAGCAGTCTGGTTGCCAAG GGCAGGCAATCGGGAAGGGAAGATGGATGTAAAGTGTGGGAGACGGAGGACACTTTGGCGCGCACGAGCAAGAGCTGGAACCGGCGAGGATGGCCTAGAACCCATGTCAGTGTCTCACCACCTCCAACTTCGATGA
- the MBD1 gene encoding methyl-CpG-binding domain protein 1 isoform X28, translated as MAEDWLDCPALGPGWKRREVFRKSGATCGRSDTYYQSPTGDRIRSKVELTRYLGPACDLTLFDFKQGILCYPAPKPQPIAVPSRKRKKPSRPAKTRKRQVGPQKGEVRREAPGDETKADANTAPTSLPAPGCCENCGISFSGDGTRRQRLKTLCKDCRAQRIAFNREQRMFKRVGCGECAACRVTEDCGACSTCLLQLPHDVASGLFCKCEQRRCLRIVERSRGCGVCRGCQTREDCGRCRVCLRPPRPGLRRQWRCVQRRCLRGKRSRRRGGCDSKMAARRRPPRTQPLPPVPPSQPPESPELPYTNRRQNRKCGACAACLRRMDCGHCDFCCDKPKFGGSNQKRQKCRWRQCLQFAMKRLLPSVWAGSEDGAGPPPPYSRRKRPGSARRPRLGQILKASLTTPTARSGRAQTPVKQETGSGFVLPPPGTDLVFLREGASSPVQVPGPAAASTEALLQEAQCPGLSWVVALPQVKQEKADAQEDWTPGTAILTSPVLLSGCPSKAVDPALPPVKQEPLDPEEDKEEESKDDSASDSAPEEEAGGAGTPVITEIFSLGGTRLRDTAVWLPRAGNREGKMDVKCGRRRTLWRARARAGTGEDGLEPMSVSHHLQLR; from the exons ATGGCTGAGGACTGGCTGGACTGCCCAGCCTTGGGCCCTGGCTGGAAGCGCCGTGAGGTCTTTCGAAAGTCAGGTGCCACCTGTGGACGCTCAGACACCTATTACCAGAG CCCCACAGGAGACAGGATCCGAAGCAAAGTTGAGCTGACCCGATACCTGGGCCCTGCGTGCGACCTCACCCTCTTCGACTTCAAACAAGGCATTCTGTGCTATCCAGCCCCTAAG CCCCAGCCCATAGCTGTCCCTAGCAGGAAGCGGAAGAAGCCTTCACGGCCAGCCAAGACTCGGAAACGTCAGGTTGGACCCCAGAAGGGTGAGGTCAGAAGGGAGGCCCCAGGAGATGAGACCAAGGCTGATGCCAACACAGCCCCAACTTCACTCCCTGCACCTGG GTGCTGTGAGAACTGTGGAATCAGCTTCTCAGGAGATGGTACCCGAAGACAGCGGCTCAAGACATTATGCAAGGACTGCCGAG cGCAGAGAATTGCTTTCAACCGGGAGCAAAGGATGTTTAAG CGTGTGGGCTGCGGGGAGTGCGCGGCCTGCCGGGTAACCGAGGACTGCGGGGCCTGCTCCACCTGCCTTCTGCAGTTGCCCCATGATGTGGCCTCGGGGCTGTTCTGCAAGTGTGAGCAGAGACGGTGCCTGCGGATTGTGGAAAGG AGCCGAGGGTGTGGAGTATGCCGGGGCTGTCAGACCCGAGAGGACTGTGGCCGTTGTCGAGTCTGCCTTCGCCCTCCCCGCCCTGGTCTCAGGCGCCAGTGGAGGTGTGTCCAGAGGCGCTGCTTACGG GGTAAACGTAGCCGCCGCAGGGGAGGCTGCGACTCCAAGATGGCTGCCCGGCGGCGCCCCCCGCGAACCCAGCCACTGCCTCCAGTTCCCCCATCACAGCCTCCAGAGTCCCCAGAGCTG CCTTACACGAACCGTCGGCAGAACCGCAAGTGTGGGGCCTGTGCAGCCTGCCTACGCCGGATGGACTGTGGTCACTGCGACTTCTGCTGTGACAAGCCCAAATTTGGGGGCAGCAACCAGAAGCGCCAGAAGTGTCGTTGGCGCCAATGCCTGCAGTTTGCCATG AAGCGGCTGCTGCCTAGTGTCTGGGCAGGATCTGAGGATGGGGCAGGGCCGCCCCCACCTTACTCTCGTCGAAAGAGACCTGGCTCTGCTCGACGGCCCCGTCTGGGCCAGATACTGAAGGCCTCCTTGACCACACCCACAGCCCGATCAGGCCGTGCCCAGACTCCAGTGAAACAGGAAACAGGCAGTGGCTTTGTGCTACCCCCACCTGGCACCGACCTTGTGTTCTTACGGGAAGGTGCAAGCAGTCCTGTGCAGGTGCCTGGCCCTGCTGCAGCTTCCACAGAAGCCCTGTTGCAG GAGGCCCAGTGCCCTGGCCTGAGTTGGGTTGTGGCCTTACCCCAGGTGAAGCAAGAGAAGGCGGATGCCCAGGAAGACTGGACACCGGGCACAGCCATCCTGACTTCTCCTGTATTGCTGTCTGGCTGCCCCAGCAAG GCAGTagacccagccctgccacctgtgAAGCAAGAGCCACTGGACCCTGAGGAGGACAAGGAAGAAGAGAGCAAGGATGACTCCGCCTCCGACTCGGCcccagaggaggaggcaggaggggctggcACACCCGTG ATCACGGAGATTTTCAGCCTGGGTGGAACCCGCCTCCGGGACACAGCAGTCTGGTTGCCAAG GGCAGGCAATCGGGAAGGGAAGATGGATGTAAAGTGTGGGAGACGGAGGACACTTTGGCGCGCACGAGCAAGAGCTGGAACCGGCGAGGATGGCCTAGAACCCATGTCAGTGTCTCACCACCTCCAACTTCGATGA
- the MBD1 gene encoding methyl-CpG-binding domain protein 1 isoform X26 — translation MAEDWLDCPALGPGWKRREVFRKSGATCGRSDTYYQSPTGDRIRSKVELTRYLGPACDLTLFDFKQGILCYPAPKPQPIAVPSRKRKKPSRPAKTRKRQVGPQKGEVRREAPGDETKADANTAPTSLPAPGCCENCGISFSGDGTRRQRLKTLCKDCRAQRIAFNREQRMFKRVGCGECAACRVTEDCGACSTCLLQLPHDVASGLFCKCEQRRCLRIVERSRGCGVCRGCQTREDCGRCRVCLRPPRPGLRRQWRCVQRRCLRHLAHRLRRHHQRCQRRPPLAVAPPAGKRSRRRGGCDSKMAARRRPPRTQPLPPVPPSQPPESPELHPRALAPSPPAEFIYYCVDEDELQPYTNRRQNRKCGACAACLRRMDCGHCDFCCDKPKFGGSNQKRQKCRWRQCLQFAMKRLLPSVWAGSEDGAGPPPPYSRRKRPGSARRPRLGQILKASLTTPTARSGRAQTPVKQETGSGFVLPPPGTDLVFLREGASSPVQVPGPAAASTEALLQVKQEKADAQEDWTPGTAILTSPVLLSGCPSKAVDPALPPVKQEPLDPEEDKEEESKDDSASDSAPEEEAGGAGTPVITEIFSLGGTRLRDTAVWLPRSKDLKKPGARKQ, via the exons ATGGCTGAGGACTGGCTGGACTGCCCAGCCTTGGGCCCTGGCTGGAAGCGCCGTGAGGTCTTTCGAAAGTCAGGTGCCACCTGTGGACGCTCAGACACCTATTACCAGAG CCCCACAGGAGACAGGATCCGAAGCAAAGTTGAGCTGACCCGATACCTGGGCCCTGCGTGCGACCTCACCCTCTTCGACTTCAAACAAGGCATTCTGTGCTATCCAGCCCCTAAG CCCCAGCCCATAGCTGTCCCTAGCAGGAAGCGGAAGAAGCCTTCACGGCCAGCCAAGACTCGGAAACGTCAGGTTGGACCCCAGAAGGGTGAGGTCAGAAGGGAGGCCCCAGGAGATGAGACCAAGGCTGATGCCAACACAGCCCCAACTTCACTCCCTGCACCTGG GTGCTGTGAGAACTGTGGAATCAGCTTCTCAGGAGATGGTACCCGAAGACAGCGGCTCAAGACATTATGCAAGGACTGCCGAG cGCAGAGAATTGCTTTCAACCGGGAGCAAAGGATGTTTAAG CGTGTGGGCTGCGGGGAGTGCGCGGCCTGCCGGGTAACCGAGGACTGCGGGGCCTGCTCCACCTGCCTTCTGCAGTTGCCCCATGATGTGGCCTCGGGGCTGTTCTGCAAGTGTGAGCAGAGACGGTGCCTGCGGATTGTGGAAAGG AGCCGAGGGTGTGGAGTATGCCGGGGCTGTCAGACCCGAGAGGACTGTGGCCGTTGTCGAGTCTGCCTTCGCCCTCCCCGCCCTGGTCTCAGGCGCCAGTGGAGGTGTGTCCAGAGGCGCTGCTTACGG CACCTTGCCCACCGTCTCCGTCGCCACCATCAGCGATGTCAACGACGCCCTCCCCTagctgtggctccccctgct GGTAAACGTAGCCGCCGCAGGGGAGGCTGCGACTCCAAGATGGCTGCCCGGCGGCGCCCCCCGCGAACCCAGCCACTGCCTCCAGTTCCCCCATCACAGCCTCCAGAGTCCCCAGAGCTG CACCCCAGAGCCCTGGCCCCCTCGCCACCTGCCGAGTTCATCTATTACTGTGTAGACGAGGACGAGCTA caGCCTTACACGAACCGTCGGCAGAACCGCAAGTGTGGGGCCTGTGCAGCCTGCCTACGCCGGATGGACTGTGGTCACTGCGACTTCTGCTGTGACAAGCCCAAATTTGGGGGCAGCAACCAGAAGCGCCAGAAGTGTCGTTGGCGCCAATGCCTGCAGTTTGCCATG AAGCGGCTGCTGCCTAGTGTCTGGGCAGGATCTGAGGATGGGGCAGGGCCGCCCCCACCTTACTCTCGTCGAAAGAGACCTGGCTCTGCTCGACGGCCCCGTCTGGGCCAGATACTGAAGGCCTCCTTGACCACACCCACAGCCCGATCAGGCCGTGCCCAGACTCCAGTGAAACAGGAAACAGGCAGTGGCTTTGTGCTACCCCCACCTGGCACCGACCTTGTGTTCTTACGGGAAGGTGCAAGCAGTCCTGTGCAGGTGCCTGGCCCTGCTGCAGCTTCCACAGAAGCCCTGTTGCAG GTGAAGCAAGAGAAGGCGGATGCCCAGGAAGACTGGACACCGGGCACAGCCATCCTGACTTCTCCTGTATTGCTGTCTGGCTGCCCCAGCAAG GCAGTagacccagccctgccacctgtgAAGCAAGAGCCACTGGACCCTGAGGAGGACAAGGAAGAAGAGAGCAAGGATGACTCCGCCTCCGACTCGGCcccagaggaggaggcaggaggggctggcACACCCGTG ATCACGGAGATTTTCAGCCTGGGTGGAACCCGCCTCCGGGACACAGCAGTCTGGTTGCCAAG GTCCAAGGACCTTAAAAAACCTGGAGCTAGAAAGCAGTAG
- the MBD1 gene encoding methyl-CpG-binding domain protein 1 isoform X15 produces the protein MAEDWLDCPALGPGWKRREVFRKSGATCGRSDTYYQSPTGDRIRSKVELTRYLGPACDLTLFDFKQGILCYPAPKPQPIAVPSRKRKKPSRPAKTRKRQVGPQKGEVRREAPGDETKADANTAPTSLPAPGCCENCGISFSGDGTRRQRLKTLCKDCRAQRIAFNREQRMFKRVGCGECAACRVTEDCGACSTCLLQLPHDVASGLFCKCEQRRCLRIVERSRGCGVCRGCQTREDCGRCRVCLRPPRPGLRRQWRCVQRRCLRGKRSRRRGGCDSKMAARRRPPRTQPLPPVPPSQPPESPELPYTNRRQNRKCGACAACLRRMDCGHCDFCCDKPKFGGSNQKRQKCRWRQCLQFAMKRLLPSVWAGSEDGAGPPPPYSRRKRPGSARRPRLGQILKASLTTPTARSGRAQTPVKQETGSGFVLPPPGTDLVFLREGASSPVQVPGPAAASTEALLQEAQCPGLSWVVALPQVKQEKADAQEDWTPGTAILTSPVLLSGCPSKAVDPALPPVKQEPLDPEEDKEEESKDDSASDSAPEEEAGGAGTPVITEIFSLGGTRLRDTAVWLPSLQGRQSGREDGCKVWETEDTLARTSKSWNRRGWPRTHVSVSPPPTSMMWVSCRRSWCPSSQS, from the exons ATGGCTGAGGACTGGCTGGACTGCCCAGCCTTGGGCCCTGGCTGGAAGCGCCGTGAGGTCTTTCGAAAGTCAGGTGCCACCTGTGGACGCTCAGACACCTATTACCAGAG CCCCACAGGAGACAGGATCCGAAGCAAAGTTGAGCTGACCCGATACCTGGGCCCTGCGTGCGACCTCACCCTCTTCGACTTCAAACAAGGCATTCTGTGCTATCCAGCCCCTAAG CCCCAGCCCATAGCTGTCCCTAGCAGGAAGCGGAAGAAGCCTTCACGGCCAGCCAAGACTCGGAAACGTCAGGTTGGACCCCAGAAGGGTGAGGTCAGAAGGGAGGCCCCAGGAGATGAGACCAAGGCTGATGCCAACACAGCCCCAACTTCACTCCCTGCACCTGG GTGCTGTGAGAACTGTGGAATCAGCTTCTCAGGAGATGGTACCCGAAGACAGCGGCTCAAGACATTATGCAAGGACTGCCGAG cGCAGAGAATTGCTTTCAACCGGGAGCAAAGGATGTTTAAG CGTGTGGGCTGCGGGGAGTGCGCGGCCTGCCGGGTAACCGAGGACTGCGGGGCCTGCTCCACCTGCCTTCTGCAGTTGCCCCATGATGTGGCCTCGGGGCTGTTCTGCAAGTGTGAGCAGAGACGGTGCCTGCGGATTGTGGAAAGG AGCCGAGGGTGTGGAGTATGCCGGGGCTGTCAGACCCGAGAGGACTGTGGCCGTTGTCGAGTCTGCCTTCGCCCTCCCCGCCCTGGTCTCAGGCGCCAGTGGAGGTGTGTCCAGAGGCGCTGCTTACGG GGTAAACGTAGCCGCCGCAGGGGAGGCTGCGACTCCAAGATGGCTGCCCGGCGGCGCCCCCCGCGAACCCAGCCACTGCCTCCAGTTCCCCCATCACAGCCTCCAGAGTCCCCAGAGCTG CCTTACACGAACCGTCGGCAGAACCGCAAGTGTGGGGCCTGTGCAGCCTGCCTACGCCGGATGGACTGTGGTCACTGCGACTTCTGCTGTGACAAGCCCAAATTTGGGGGCAGCAACCAGAAGCGCCAGAAGTGTCGTTGGCGCCAATGCCTGCAGTTTGCCATG AAGCGGCTGCTGCCTAGTGTCTGGGCAGGATCTGAGGATGGGGCAGGGCCGCCCCCACCTTACTCTCGTCGAAAGAGACCTGGCTCTGCTCGACGGCCCCGTCTGGGCCAGATACTGAAGGCCTCCTTGACCACACCCACAGCCCGATCAGGCCGTGCCCAGACTCCAGTGAAACAGGAAACAGGCAGTGGCTTTGTGCTACCCCCACCTGGCACCGACCTTGTGTTCTTACGGGAAGGTGCAAGCAGTCCTGTGCAGGTGCCTGGCCCTGCTGCAGCTTCCACAGAAGCCCTGTTGCAG GAGGCCCAGTGCCCTGGCCTGAGTTGGGTTGTGGCCTTACCCCAGGTGAAGCAAGAGAAGGCGGATGCCCAGGAAGACTGGACACCGGGCACAGCCATCCTGACTTCTCCTGTATTGCTGTCTGGCTGCCCCAGCAAG GCAGTagacccagccctgccacctgtgAAGCAAGAGCCACTGGACCCTGAGGAGGACAAGGAAGAAGAGAGCAAGGATGACTCCGCCTCCGACTCGGCcccagaggaggaggcaggaggggctggcACACCCGTG ATCACGGAGATTTTCAGCCTGGGTGGAACCCGCCTCCGGGACACAGCAGTCTGGTTGCCAAG TCTGCAGGGCAGGCAATCGGGAAGGGAAGATGGATGTAAAGTGTGGGAGACGGAGGACACTTTGGCGCGCACGAGCAAGAGCTGGAACCGGCGAGGATGGCCTAGAACCCATGTCAGTGTCTCACCACCTCCAACTTCGATGATGTGGGTGTCCTGCAGAAGAAGCTGGTGCCCTTCATCACAGAGTTAA
- the MBD1 gene encoding methyl-CpG-binding domain protein 1 isoform X30: protein MAEDWLDCPALGPGWKRREVFRKSGATCGRSDTYYQSPTGDRIRSKVELTRYLGPACDLTLFDFKQGILCYPAPKPQPIAVPSRKRKKPSRPAKTRKRQVGPQKGEVRREAPGDETKADANTAPTSLPAPGCCENCGISFSGDGTRRQRLKTLCKDCRAQRIAFNREQRMFKRVGCGECAACRVTEDCGACSTCLLQLPHDVASGLFCKCEQRRCLRIVERSRGCGVCRGCQTREDCGRCRVCLRPPRPGLRRQWRCVQRRCLRGKRSRRRGGCDSKMAARRRPPRTQPLPPVPPSQPPESPELHPRALAPSPPAEFIYYCVDEDELQPYTNRRQNRKCGACAACLRRMDCGHCDFCCDKPKFGGSNQKRQKCRWRQCLQFAMKRLLPSVWAGSEDGAGPPPPYSRRKRPGSARRPRLGQILKASLTTPTARSGRAQTPVKQETGSGFVLPPPGTDLVFLREGASSPVQVPGPAAASTEALLQEAQCPGLSWVVALPQVKQEKADAQEDWTPGTAILTSPVLLSGCPSKAVDPALPPVKQEPLDPEEDKEEESKDDSASDSAPEEEAGGAGTPVITEIFSLGGTRLRDTAVWLPRSKDLKKPGARKQ from the exons ATGGCTGAGGACTGGCTGGACTGCCCAGCCTTGGGCCCTGGCTGGAAGCGCCGTGAGGTCTTTCGAAAGTCAGGTGCCACCTGTGGACGCTCAGACACCTATTACCAGAG CCCCACAGGAGACAGGATCCGAAGCAAAGTTGAGCTGACCCGATACCTGGGCCCTGCGTGCGACCTCACCCTCTTCGACTTCAAACAAGGCATTCTGTGCTATCCAGCCCCTAAG CCCCAGCCCATAGCTGTCCCTAGCAGGAAGCGGAAGAAGCCTTCACGGCCAGCCAAGACTCGGAAACGTCAGGTTGGACCCCAGAAGGGTGAGGTCAGAAGGGAGGCCCCAGGAGATGAGACCAAGGCTGATGCCAACACAGCCCCAACTTCACTCCCTGCACCTGG GTGCTGTGAGAACTGTGGAATCAGCTTCTCAGGAGATGGTACCCGAAGACAGCGGCTCAAGACATTATGCAAGGACTGCCGAG cGCAGAGAATTGCTTTCAACCGGGAGCAAAGGATGTTTAAG CGTGTGGGCTGCGGGGAGTGCGCGGCCTGCCGGGTAACCGAGGACTGCGGGGCCTGCTCCACCTGCCTTCTGCAGTTGCCCCATGATGTGGCCTCGGGGCTGTTCTGCAAGTGTGAGCAGAGACGGTGCCTGCGGATTGTGGAAAGG AGCCGAGGGTGTGGAGTATGCCGGGGCTGTCAGACCCGAGAGGACTGTGGCCGTTGTCGAGTCTGCCTTCGCCCTCCCCGCCCTGGTCTCAGGCGCCAGTGGAGGTGTGTCCAGAGGCGCTGCTTACGG GGTAAACGTAGCCGCCGCAGGGGAGGCTGCGACTCCAAGATGGCTGCCCGGCGGCGCCCCCCGCGAACCCAGCCACTGCCTCCAGTTCCCCCATCACAGCCTCCAGAGTCCCCAGAGCTG CACCCCAGAGCCCTGGCCCCCTCGCCACCTGCCGAGTTCATCTATTACTGTGTAGACGAGGACGAGCTA caGCCTTACACGAACCGTCGGCAGAACCGCAAGTGTGGGGCCTGTGCAGCCTGCCTACGCCGGATGGACTGTGGTCACTGCGACTTCTGCTGTGACAAGCCCAAATTTGGGGGCAGCAACCAGAAGCGCCAGAAGTGTCGTTGGCGCCAATGCCTGCAGTTTGCCATG AAGCGGCTGCTGCCTAGTGTCTGGGCAGGATCTGAGGATGGGGCAGGGCCGCCCCCACCTTACTCTCGTCGAAAGAGACCTGGCTCTGCTCGACGGCCCCGTCTGGGCCAGATACTGAAGGCCTCCTTGACCACACCCACAGCCCGATCAGGCCGTGCCCAGACTCCAGTGAAACAGGAAACAGGCAGTGGCTTTGTGCTACCCCCACCTGGCACCGACCTTGTGTTCTTACGGGAAGGTGCAAGCAGTCCTGTGCAGGTGCCTGGCCCTGCTGCAGCTTCCACAGAAGCCCTGTTGCAG GAGGCCCAGTGCCCTGGCCTGAGTTGGGTTGTGGCCTTACCCCAGGTGAAGCAAGAGAAGGCGGATGCCCAGGAAGACTGGACACCGGGCACAGCCATCCTGACTTCTCCTGTATTGCTGTCTGGCTGCCCCAGCAAG GCAGTagacccagccctgccacctgtgAAGCAAGAGCCACTGGACCCTGAGGAGGACAAGGAAGAAGAGAGCAAGGATGACTCCGCCTCCGACTCGGCcccagaggaggaggcaggaggggctggcACACCCGTG ATCACGGAGATTTTCAGCCTGGGTGGAACCCGCCTCCGGGACACAGCAGTCTGGTTGCCAAG GTCCAAGGACCTTAAAAAACCTGGAGCTAGAAAGCAGTAG